The segment AATACTTTCAATGCCGCGGTTAGTAAGGGTAAGTTGGTAAATGCGCTGCCGGTAAGGCTTATCAAGCGATGAAGCCGAAGCTTGTTCCACATACAGCCAATAACCGTCTGTGCGTTCTTTCCAAATGGGGTAAACACCTAACCGGATATCAAAAAAATTACTGTCGCGTTGAGCTTGTTCAGCCGAGCTGAATTGGCCAACCATCCAGGAGTGCAACTCGGTTAAATCTTTCTTGGATTGCGCCTTCAACGCAAAGCTGCAAATGCTTAGCAGTACTGTTGCTGGTATAATTTTCATATCGATTGTGTTTTTCCGCTACGATGACCAAGTAAAGAGTAATACAGAATATAAAAGTAACACGGAAGCACGCACCAGAAGAACGCAGTCTGTGAACTCCATGCCATGCCATCGGTATCAATCAACCAGCCGTACACCTGGGGTATAATAGCCCCACCGGCAATGCCCATAATCAAAAGCGCTGATCCTATCTTAGTAAACCTTCCGAGCCCATCAATGGCCAACGGAAAAATAGCGGGCCACATCAGTGAGTTGGCCAAACCCAACAGCGCTATGAACAGAATGCTGACATAGCCTGTTGTAAAAAAAGCAAGCACCGAAAAAATTATTCCGGTCAGGGCAGAATATTTCAGCGCATCTTCCTGCCTGATGTATTTTGGAATGGTGATGATACCAATGATGTACCCCACCACCATCGACCACAACGTGTACGAGGTAAAATTTTTTGTTTCATCCAGGCTCATGCCCAGTGCTTTCCCGTACGGCCCGATGACGTCACCGGCCATTACTTCGGCACCCACATACACGAAAATGCAAATAGCACCCAGTACAAGATGCGGGAATTGAAGAATGCTTGTTTTGCTTTTTGAAAGACTGGTATCCGATAATTCTTCCGATTCAGTTTCAATTTCCGGCAATGACGATATGCGGATCATAATGGCCAGTAAAATCAACACACCGGCCATAATTACGTACGGCATGATAACACGCTGGGCCAATGAATCCATTAACTGAAATCGGGTTTGTTCATCAACCGCTGTATTGATTTGTGATTCAATTTCACCTGCTCCGCTCAATACGATGGCGCTTAGAATAACCGGACTAAGCGCTCCGGCCACCTTATTACAAATGCCCATAATGCTGATGCGTTTTGCTGCCGATTCAATCGGACCGATAATAGAGATGTATGGATTAGAGGCAGTTTGAAGCAGGGACAATCCCATGCCCTGCACAAATAACCCGGTAAGGAAAAGTGCAAAGCTGCGGCTGTTTGCTGCAGGTATAAAAAGCAGTGCGCCAACGGCCATAATCAGCAGCCCTAATGCCATGCCTTTTTTAAATCCGGTTTTGGTGAGAATAAAAGATGACGGAATAGCCAGGAAGAAATAAGCCATATAAAATGCAAAGGTTACCAACAACGCCTGGGCATCGGTTTTTAAATCGCAGGCCAGTTTTAAAAAGGGTATTAACGTTCCGTTAAGCCACGTAACAAATCCGAATATGAAAAATAATACACCGATTATGACAATCGAGTACGTGTAACGGTTGGCCTTTTGATCCATAGCATCTATTTTTAGCCTTCGATAATAAAGCAAATAAACTGAAACACCATGAGTACTTCCAATAAACTAACACTACTGGTCCTGGCTGCAGGTATGGGCAGTCGCTATGGGGGCATCAAGCAAATTGATGGCTTTGGGCCAAGCGGAGAAACCATTATGGATTACTCCTTATATGATGCGGTGCGCGCTGGGTTTACTAAGGTGGTGTTTATTGTGCGAGAGGAAATACTGGAGACAGTAAAAGAAATTTTTTTACCGAAGCTGAAAGATAAGGTGGAAGTTGAATTTGTGATTCAGGCACTGGACACCCTGGTGCCTAAGGAATTTCAAAATGCGGAACGCCAGAAGCCGTGGGGAACGGGGCATGCCATGCTATGTGCTAAAAATGTTATTCATGAGCCCTTTGCAGTAATTAATGCCGATGATTTTTATGGGCCGGTGGCCTTTAAAAATGTGGCTAAATTTTTCAATACGCCCGATGGTGGCGCAGCAGGAGGCGTGCATACCCTGGTAGGGTATACCTTAAAAAATGTTTTATCCGATTACGGCAGTGTATCCCGCGGTGTGGGTGAGGAGGATGCCAACGGCTACCTGACTTCCGTAGTTGAACGAACCAATGTGGCCCGTGTTGATGGAAAAATTATTGCCAAAGAAGCAAGTGGTGATGTAGAGCTTAACCCCGAAGCAAAAACCTCTATGAACTTCTGGGGATTTCATCCTTCAATTTTTACGGCCACAGAACGGATGTTTCATGGTTTTTTAAAGAACAATGCCGGCAACATCAAAGCTGAATTTTTTATACCCCTGATTGCTAACGAACTGGTGAAATCCGGTGAAGGAAAAATTAAAGTAATTTCCGGAGGAGACATTTGGTTTGGTGTTACCTATAAAGAGGACAAAGAAGAGGTGTCCAGAAAAATCCGGGAACTGGTAGATAAAGGGGAGTATCCTCAGAAGCTTTGGTAGATCGTAGGTCTTCCGTTCCGATATCTATCATACACGCCTTTGGCATCCGTGAAGGTGTGCCCATTCAGCCTTTCGGTTCCGGTCACATTAACCGCACATTTAAAATTGATGATGGCGAGTTAAGTTTTGTACTTCAGCGTGTCAACCATCATGTATTTCGAATGCCTGAAATCATCGCGACTAATATCCGGTTAGCTTCCGACCATCTTAAAAAAAATCACCCAGACTACCTCTTTTTATCACCCCTTCCATCACAAACAGGACTTGACATGGTGTATGATGAGGAGGGATATCCGTGGCGGTTATTGCCCTATTTTAAAAATTCCATTACCATCAATGAAGTGGGAATACCCCTGGAGGCCTATGAGGCAGCGAGGGGTTTTGCGCAACTGGCAAAAAATCTATCCGGTTGCGATGTCAGTAAATTTAAACCCACGATCGATCGATTCCACGATTTAAACTGGCGCTTCGAACAATTTCAAGAGGCCTTAGCGGGTGCAAAACCTGATCGGTTAAAAAAAGCAACCGAAGCGATACAAGCATGTCAGGATTTTTCTTATCTGGTTGATGAATATAATAACCTAATTACCAATGGTTTTTTGAAACTGCGGGTAATGCACAACGACACGAAGATCAACAACATTCTTCTTGATTCACTAACGCGAAAAGTTATTTGTGTAATTGATTTAGATACTCTCATGCCCGGCTATTTTATTTTCGATCTGGGCGATATGGTCCGCACCTTTGTGAGCCCGGTGAGTGAAGAGGAGCAAGACTTAACTAAAATTATTTTCCGGAAAGATATTTACGATGCGCTGC is part of the Cyclobacteriaceae bacterium genome and harbors:
- a CDS encoding nucleotidyltransferase; translated protein: MSTSNKLTLLVLAAGMGSRYGGIKQIDGFGPSGETIMDYSLYDAVRAGFTKVVFIVREEILETVKEIFLPKLKDKVEVEFVIQALDTLVPKEFQNAERQKPWGTGHAMLCAKNVIHEPFAVINADDFYGPVAFKNVAKFFNTPDGGAAGGVHTLVGYTLKNVLSDYGSVSRGVGEEDANGYLTSVVERTNVARVDGKIIAKEASGDVELNPEAKTSMNFWGFHPSIFTATERMFHGFLKNNAGNIKAEFFIPLIANELVKSGEGKIKVISGGDIWFGVTYKEDKEEVSRKIRELVDKGEYPQKLW
- a CDS encoding aminoglycoside phosphotransferase family protein, producing MVDRRSSVPISIIHAFGIREGVPIQPFGSGHINRTFKIDDGELSFVLQRVNHHVFRMPEIIATNIRLASDHLKKNHPDYLFLSPLPSQTGLDMVYDEEGYPWRLLPYFKNSITINEVGIPLEAYEAARGFAQLAKNLSGCDVSKFKPTIDRFHDLNWRFEQFQEALAGAKPDRLKKATEAIQACQDFSYLVDEYNNLITNGFLKLRVMHNDTKINNILLDSLTRKVICVIDLDTLMPGYFIFDLGDMVRTFVSPVSEEEQDLTKIIFRKDIYDALLQGYLSEMKSELSEKEIQAIPFAGCMMTYIMALRFLADYLKGDVYYTTTYEGQNLNRALNQLKLVEILRKNPR
- a CDS encoding sugar MFS transporter; protein product: MDQKANRYTYSIVIIGVLFFIFGFVTWLNGTLIPFLKLACDLKTDAQALLVTFAFYMAYFFLAIPSSFILTKTGFKKGMALGLLIMAVGALLFIPAANSRSFALFLTGLFVQGMGLSLLQTASNPYISIIGPIESAAKRISIMGICNKVAGALSPVILSAIVLSGAGEIESQINTAVDEQTRFQLMDSLAQRVIMPYVIMAGVLILLAIMIRISSLPEIETESEELSDTSLSKSKTSILQFPHLVLGAICIFVYVGAEVMAGDVIGPYGKALGMSLDETKNFTSYTLWSMVVGYIIGIITIPKYIRQEDALKYSALTGIIFSVLAFFTTGYVSILFIALLGLANSLMWPAIFPLAIDGLGRFTKIGSALLIMGIAGGAIIPQVYGWLIDTDGMAWSSQTAFFWCVLPCYFYILYYSLLGHRSGKTQSI